Proteins from one Microbacterium proteolyticum genomic window:
- a CDS encoding pilus assembly protein CpaE, whose translation MISTEMAMALREAGLVWHPRSGDRFQLNEPEFEADIFTVSEMTVEPREYPTGRILAFNGTTEWALDSVATEDALWLPSEAQLREMLRSSFRSLRRLSDTHEVEISVGGSTLVFDHPEPADAYALAVLELLRRLH comes from the coding sequence ATGATCTCGACCGAGATGGCCATGGCTCTGCGCGAGGCCGGGTTGGTGTGGCATCCGCGCTCGGGTGACCGGTTCCAGTTGAACGAGCCGGAGTTCGAGGCGGACATCTTCACCGTCAGCGAGATGACGGTGGAGCCGCGGGAGTACCCGACGGGGCGGATCCTGGCGTTCAACGGCACGACCGAGTGGGCGCTGGACTCCGTGGCGACCGAGGACGCGCTGTGGCTGCCGTCCGAGGCGCAGCTGCGCGAGATGCTGAGGTCGTCGTTCCGGTCACTGCGACGCTTGTCCGACACGCACGAGGTCGAGATCTCGGTGGGCGGGTCGACGCTCGTCTTCGATCACCCCGAGCCCGCCGACGCCTACGCGCTCGCCGTGCTGGAGCTGCTGCGTCGGTTGCACTGA
- a CDS encoding alpha/beta fold hydrolase yields the protein MPAAVTLPRLSWGDVDRPAVLLAHGLGSDGALMWRFGTALADAGWHAVAVDLRGHGDAPRALDYTLAAYSADVAATRPDHGGAWDAVVGHSLGGAAVTIAAAADPDWTRRLVLIDPAILLADRDRDIVRASQEQAFADPTVTAVRSQHPDWHPTDIELKARATQRASRWAIEQTSLQNTTWDARPAAAALTVPTHVIGADPAVHSIFTGALADEVLQNPVVTMSVVTGAGHSPHRDRPDETVAALLAALG from the coding sequence ATGCCTGCTGCCGTGACCCTCCCCCGCCTCTCGTGGGGCGATGTCGACCGCCCCGCCGTGCTCCTGGCCCACGGACTCGGGTCCGACGGCGCGCTCATGTGGCGCTTCGGGACGGCGCTCGCCGACGCGGGCTGGCACGCCGTCGCCGTCGATCTGCGCGGTCACGGCGACGCTCCGCGCGCCCTCGACTACACGCTCGCGGCCTACAGCGCGGATGTGGCCGCGACCCGCCCCGATCACGGCGGCGCGTGGGACGCGGTCGTCGGCCACTCGCTGGGCGGTGCCGCGGTGACGATCGCCGCCGCCGCCGACCCGGACTGGACGCGACGACTGGTGCTCATCGATCCGGCGATCCTGCTCGCCGACCGCGACCGCGACATCGTGCGGGCGAGCCAGGAGCAGGCGTTCGCCGACCCGACCGTCACCGCCGTGCGGTCGCAGCACCCCGACTGGCATCCCACCGACATCGAGCTCAAGGCGCGGGCGACCCAGCGGGCCAGCCGCTGGGCGATCGAGCAGACGAGCCTGCAGAACACGACCTGGGACGCCCGTCCGGCCGCGGCCGCCCTCACCGTCCCCACGCACGTGATCGGTGCCGACCCCGCCGTCCACTCGATCTTCACCGGCGCCCTCGCCGACGAGGTGCTGCAGAACCCCGTCGTGACCATGTCGGTCGTGACGGGTGCCGGGCACTCCCCGCACCGCGATCGCCCCGACGAGACCGTCGCGGCTCTCCTCGCCGCGCTCGGCTGA
- a CDS encoding acyl-CoA dehydrogenase family protein, producing the protein MASAFDPVRFLPDDLLARLRERAPVHDRDNTFPNDDLDDLRAAGYLGILAAEELGGAGLSLAEAAVLQQRLAGAAPATALAVNMHLVWTGVAKVLRDRGLDDLEFVLRGAAAGEVFAFGISEAGNDLVLFGSDTEAVPDGDGGYRFTGTKIFTSLSPVWDHLGVHGLDTTSPDAPKMVFAFLDRDESIVSRDDWNTMGMRGTQSRTTELHGAHARPDRVVRRLDPGPQPDPLVFGIFAVFEILLASVYTGVARRALDLAVDTARARRSKKTGASYAADPDIRWRIADMALAYDALPPQIAALSDDVDARVDHGARWFSLLAGLKHRAVTAAKTVVDDAMLVGGGSSYFATTELSRLYRDVLAGQFHPSDPESAHSALATAWLGPVDA; encoded by the coding sequence ATGGCCTCCGCGTTCGATCCCGTTCGGTTCCTCCCCGACGACCTGCTCGCCCGGTTGCGCGAACGCGCGCCAGTGCACGACCGCGACAACACGTTCCCGAACGACGACCTCGACGATCTGCGCGCCGCCGGGTACCTCGGCATCCTGGCCGCCGAAGAGCTCGGCGGGGCGGGCCTGTCGCTCGCCGAGGCCGCGGTGCTGCAGCAGCGACTGGCCGGGGCCGCTCCCGCCACCGCACTCGCGGTGAACATGCACCTGGTCTGGACCGGTGTCGCGAAGGTTCTGCGCGATCGGGGCCTCGACGACCTCGAGTTCGTGCTGCGCGGGGCCGCCGCGGGCGAAGTCTTCGCCTTCGGCATCAGCGAGGCCGGCAACGACCTCGTGCTATTCGGCAGCGACACGGAGGCCGTACCCGACGGCGACGGCGGGTACCGGTTCACGGGCACCAAGATCTTCACGTCGCTCTCGCCGGTGTGGGATCACCTCGGCGTGCACGGGCTCGACACGACCTCCCCCGACGCGCCGAAGATGGTGTTCGCGTTCCTCGACCGCGACGAGAGCATCGTGTCCCGCGACGACTGGAACACGATGGGCATGCGCGGCACGCAGAGCCGCACCACCGAACTGCACGGCGCCCACGCCCGGCCCGACCGCGTCGTGCGCCGCCTCGACCCCGGGCCCCAGCCCGACCCGCTCGTCTTCGGCATCTTCGCGGTGTTCGAGATCCTCCTGGCCTCGGTGTACACGGGCGTCGCGCGGCGGGCGCTCGACCTCGCGGTCGACACGGCGCGGGCGCGCCGGTCCAAGAAGACGGGGGCGAGCTACGCGGCCGACCCCGACATCCGCTGGCGCATCGCCGACATGGCTCTCGCGTACGACGCCCTGCCCCCGCAGATCGCGGCGCTGAGCGACGACGTCGACGCGCGCGTCGACCACGGCGCCCGCTGGTTCTCGCTGCTCGCCGGACTCAAGCACCGCGCGGTCACCGCGGCCAAGACCGTGGTCGACGACGCCATGCTGGTGGGCGGCGGGTCTTCGTACTTCGCGACCACGGAACTCAGTCGCCTGTACCGCGACGTGCTGGCCGGGCAGTTCCACCCGTCCGACCCCGAATCCGCCCACTCCGCGCTCGCCACCGCCTGGCTCGGGCCGGTCGACGCGTGA
- a CDS encoding DUF445 domain-containing protein: protein MARTPTALLSPADQERRRALRRMKGVALGALLAMAVVFAVAFAFQRDVEWLQYVRAAAEGGMVGALADWFAVTALFRRPLGLPIPHTAIIPRRKDEIGQQLGEFVETNFLEGHVVRTKLEATPLAARAGAWLADPAHAERLAAEGAALATSVLRALSDDDVQGLIEDLAREHLLEPDWGPSVGGWLERVVAADAHHGAVDLALDNIAVWLGNNRDTFQGLVSRRLPSWVPRLAHRLVDDTVYREAVGFVDAVRADPRHQARIAIDQYLARLADNLQHDPATKTRLEEAKASVFDSPRVRGLAADAWNTAKTGLLRSLADPESALRRRAAAALADVGVRLQNEESLQRRVDGWVTDAAVFLVERYRHDIASIITDTVERWDAAETTEKIELMVGRDLQYIRLNGTVVGALAGLAIFTIAHLAWGS from the coding sequence ATGGCCCGCACACCGACGGCGCTGCTGAGCCCCGCTGACCAGGAACGTCGGCGGGCGTTGCGCCGCATGAAGGGCGTGGCGCTCGGGGCGCTCCTGGCCATGGCGGTCGTGTTCGCCGTGGCGTTCGCGTTCCAGCGCGACGTCGAGTGGCTGCAGTACGTCCGCGCAGCCGCGGAGGGCGGCATGGTCGGCGCGCTCGCGGACTGGTTCGCCGTGACCGCCCTGTTCCGGCGGCCGCTCGGACTGCCGATCCCGCACACGGCGATCATCCCGCGACGCAAGGACGAGATCGGGCAGCAGCTCGGGGAGTTCGTCGAGACCAACTTCCTCGAGGGCCACGTCGTCCGCACGAAGCTCGAGGCCACCCCGCTCGCCGCCCGTGCCGGCGCGTGGCTCGCTGACCCCGCTCACGCCGAACGGCTCGCCGCCGAGGGCGCCGCCCTCGCCACGAGCGTGCTGCGCGCGCTCAGCGACGACGACGTGCAGGGCCTCATCGAGGACCTCGCCCGCGAGCACCTGCTGGAGCCCGACTGGGGTCCGTCGGTGGGCGGCTGGCTCGAACGCGTCGTCGCCGCCGATGCGCACCACGGCGCGGTCGACCTGGCGCTGGACAACATCGCCGTGTGGCTCGGCAACAACCGGGACACGTTCCAGGGGCTCGTCTCGCGACGCCTCCCCTCGTGGGTGCCGAGGCTCGCCCACCGCCTCGTCGACGACACCGTCTACCGCGAAGCCGTCGGGTTCGTGGATGCCGTCCGCGCAGACCCGCGCCACCAGGCGCGCATCGCGATCGACCAGTACCTGGCGCGACTCGCCGACAACCTCCAGCACGACCCGGCGACGAAGACGCGCCTGGAGGAGGCGAAGGCCTCGGTGTTCGACAGCCCCCGCGTCCGCGGCCTCGCCGCCGACGCGTGGAACACCGCGAAGACCGGCCTCCTGCGCTCGCTCGCCGATCCCGAGAGCGCCCTGCGCCGACGCGCGGCGGCCGCCCTCGCCGACGTCGGTGTGCGGCTGCAGAACGAGGAGTCGCTGCAACGCCGGGTGGACGGCTGGGTCACCGACGCCGCGGTGTTCCTCGTCGAGCGCTATCGGCACGACATCGCCTCGATCATCACCGACACGGTGGAACGGTGGGATGCCGCCGAGACGACCGAGAAGATCGAGCTCATGGTCGGCCGCGACCTGCAGTACATCCGACTCAACGGCACGGTCGTGGGCGCTCTCGCGGGTCTCGCCATCTTCACGATCGCGCACCTCGCCTGGGGGTCCTGA
- a CDS encoding gamma-glutamylcyclotransferase family protein yields the protein MSFGSGAESLFVYGTLQLPEVQLDTFGRLLSGEDDVLPGYRLEWVEIDDDRVAQLSGLDSHPILRRTDDPRDRVFGRVLALTPEELDAADEYEVSLYRRVSVQLASGIRAWVYVGH from the coding sequence GTGAGCTTCGGTTCGGGGGCGGAGTCCCTCTTCGTGTACGGCACGCTCCAGCTGCCCGAGGTGCAGCTGGACACGTTCGGCCGCCTCCTCTCCGGAGAGGACGACGTGCTGCCCGGGTACCGGCTGGAGTGGGTGGAGATCGACGACGACCGCGTCGCCCAGCTCTCGGGGTTGGACTCCCATCCGATCCTCCGCCGGACCGACGACCCCCGAGACCGCGTATTCGGTCGGGTGCTCGCCCTCACCCCCGAAGAACTGGATGCCGCGGACGAGTACGAGGTGTCGCTGTACCGCCGCGTGTCGGTGCAGCTGGCCAGCGGCATCCGGGCGTGGGTGTACGTCGGCCACTGA
- a CDS encoding SixA phosphatase family protein yields MIQLILARHAKSDWADEGLDDHDRPLNDRGRRDAPAMARSVLRRGVRPEVLLSSTAVRARSTADAFAEEFEVEVTERPELYLAEPDALLDAARASGAHEVMVVAHDPGMSELVSRLADRDVRMVTSAVAIFTWHEGDWSDVGSTAPDEFELLTP; encoded by the coding sequence ATGATCCAACTGATCCTGGCCCGGCACGCCAAATCGGACTGGGCCGACGAGGGGCTCGACGACCACGACCGTCCGCTCAACGATCGCGGCCGCCGGGACGCGCCGGCCATGGCCCGGTCGGTCCTGCGCCGCGGCGTGCGCCCGGAGGTGCTCCTCTCGAGCACCGCGGTGCGCGCCCGCAGCACCGCGGACGCGTTCGCCGAGGAGTTCGAGGTCGAGGTGACCGAGCGGCCCGAGCTCTACCTCGCCGAACCCGACGCCCTTCTGGATGCCGCCCGCGCCAGCGGGGCGCACGAGGTCATGGTCGTGGCCCACGACCCCGGCATGAGCGAACTGGTGTCACGACTCGCCGATCGCGACGTGCGGATGGTCACGTCGGCCGTGGCGATCTTCACGTGGCACGAGGGCGACTGGAGCGACGTCGGGTCGACCGCGCCCGACGAGTTCGAGCTGCTCACCCCCTGA
- a CDS encoding TetR family transcriptional regulator, giving the protein MPSSLGRPRTISPDAVSLVALRLFDEKGFDAVSMDDVAREADVSRRSLFRLFPSKPSLVWGGLDEFVARFRAALETDDGGDAVRALQSAYVVASAFPDEQIEVTRRRLRVIRVTPALDLRADPRLTAVTDETRQFLVSRDPEADELAAVVRAHALAAVVSASLTWWAEHDDGRPEDVLARAFGVSGAA; this is encoded by the coding sequence ATGCCCTCTTCCCTCGGTCGACCGCGCACGATCTCCCCGGATGCCGTCTCGCTGGTCGCCCTGCGACTGTTCGACGAGAAGGGCTTCGACGCGGTGTCGATGGATGACGTCGCGCGCGAGGCGGACGTCAGCCGGCGCTCCCTGTTCCGGCTCTTCCCGAGCAAGCCGTCGCTGGTCTGGGGCGGTCTCGACGAGTTCGTCGCGCGCTTCCGGGCGGCGCTCGAGACCGACGACGGCGGGGATGCCGTGCGGGCTCTCCAGTCCGCCTACGTCGTCGCCTCGGCGTTCCCCGACGAACAGATCGAGGTCACCCGCCGTCGCTTGCGGGTCATTCGCGTCACCCCGGCGCTCGATCTGCGCGCGGATCCTCGATTGACGGCGGTGACCGACGAGACCCGCCAATTCCTCGTCAGCCGCGATCCCGAAGCCGACGAGCTCGCGGCCGTCGTGCGCGCCCACGCGCTCGCCGCCGTCGTGAGCGCGTCTCTCACCTGGTGGGCGGAACACGACGACGGCCGACCGGAGGACGTCCTGGCGCGGGCTTTCGGGGTCTCGGGCGCGGCCTGA
- a CDS encoding SDR family NAD(P)-dependent oxidoreductase yields MSPSSTGRFAGKTIIVTGAGSGIGRATAHRIAHEGGRVVATDVVEERLDALTTELAGLDVATVAGDVSSTETIDALLDAAGDRIDGLANIAGIMDGFLPPSEVDDATWDRVFAVNLTAPMRLTRAVLPRMIEAGAGAIVTVSSEAGLRGSAAGTAYTSSKHAVIGFTKSVAFFHGPQGIRANAVAPGAVATNIEAPMRSAYAGSRIGPILQTIVPPVAQAEQLAAAITWLLSDDSANVNGAILPSDGGWSAI; encoded by the coding sequence ATGTCACCGTCATCCACCGGACGTTTCGCCGGCAAGACCATCATCGTCACCGGAGCAGGATCGGGCATCGGGCGCGCCACGGCTCATCGGATCGCGCACGAGGGCGGGCGAGTCGTCGCCACCGACGTCGTCGAAGAGCGCCTCGACGCCCTCACCACGGAACTCGCGGGCCTGGACGTCGCCACGGTCGCGGGCGACGTCTCCTCCACCGAAACGATCGACGCCCTCCTGGATGCCGCGGGCGACCGCATCGACGGGCTCGCCAACATCGCCGGGATCATGGACGGGTTCCTGCCGCCCAGCGAAGTCGACGACGCGACGTGGGACCGGGTGTTCGCGGTCAACCTCACTGCTCCGATGCGCCTGACCCGCGCCGTCCTCCCCCGCATGATCGAGGCGGGGGCGGGCGCCATCGTCACCGTGTCGTCGGAGGCGGGGCTGCGCGGCTCGGCGGCGGGCACCGCCTACACCTCGTCCAAGCACGCCGTGATCGGCTTCACCAAGAGCGTCGCGTTCTTCCACGGACCGCAGGGGATCCGCGCGAACGCCGTGGCACCCGGCGCGGTCGCGACGAACATCGAGGCGCCGATGCGCAGCGCCTACGCCGGATCGCGGATCGGGCCGATCCTGCAGACGATCGTGCCGCCCGTGGCGCAGGCCGAGCAGCTCGCCGCCGCGATCACCTGGCTGCTGAGCGACGATTCCGCCAACGTCAACGGCGCGATCCTCCCGAGCGACGGCGGCTGGTCCGCGATCTGA